The Hymenobacter sp. DG25A nucleotide sequence GAGGGCCTTTTCGGCCGAAGCTGGTGGCTTCATCCATTTCATAAAGCAGTTACTTGCCAGGAGTTATGCTGTTTCCGGCGTGCTCTACGGTTTATCCTCACTTTCAGCCTGTATCTTGCCGGGCCTGCCCGGCCGCCACGGGCTCTGGCCGGTTTTCATTATGTCTGCTTCTGCTTTGCCTCTGCCTGAAACTACGTTGCCACCCCTGCTTGCTCCGCGTACCTGGCTGCGCGTGCTGATGATGTTGCTCCTGTTATCAGTAGTTATCACGGCATTTTCCTGTACCCAGTGTTGGGGAGACTGGGAGCGGCTGCTGATTACCTTCATCATCACCTTTGCCTACAGTACCGGGTTGTGGCTCACTAATGGCTTTGCCGTAGATTGGCTGAACCGCTATGCCAGCTGGAAAGAAAGCCTGACCAGGCGGCTGGTGCTCACGTTGCTGGTATCGTTAGGGGGCTCGTTGCTGGTTATTGTGGCCATTAACGCGGCGTGGCGGATAATTCTGATGGACGCTACCCTGGCCTCCCTGGTATCAAAGCCAGAATGGAGTGGGTACGCTTTCCCTTTGCTGATTACCGTTATCTGCTCGCTGATCATGCACAGCCGCTCCTTTTTGCTGAGCTGGCGCGAAGCCCTGGTGCGCAACGAGCGGCTGCAGAAGGAAATGGCCCAGGCTGAAGCCGAAACCCTGCGCCAGCAGCTGGACCCGCACTTTCTCTTTAACTCCCTGAACGCCCTTACCTCCCTGGTGGAAGAGCAGCCGCAGCTGGCCGTGCGGTTTATCCGGCAGCTCTCGCAGGTGTACCGCTACGTGCTGGCTGCCCGCGGGCGGGAGGTGGTTTCGCTGCGCGATGAGCTGGAATTTGCCAAGTCCTTTCTGTTTCTGCAGCGCATCCGCTACGGCGAGGCCCTGCAGGTAACGCTGCCCCCGCTGAGCAGCATTTCGCCCCAGGCCGTGGTGCCACCGCTCAGCCTGCAGCTGCTCCTGGAAAATGCGCTGAAGCACAACGTGGCCACTTCCAGCCAGCCTCTGCAGGTGGCTATTGAGCTGGATGAAGCCGGGCGGCACCTGCGCGTACGAAACTCCCTGCGCCCGCGCCGGGTAGCGCCAGGGGAGTGTGCGGGCATCGGCCTGCCCAATCTCACGGGCCGCTACCGCCACCTCACTACAGAGCCCGTGCAGATAGTCCGCAGCGACACCGAATTTGTGGTCACCTTACCCGTGCTGGAACTCACTACGGCCTGATTTCTACCCCATGAATGCTTTCATCATTGAAGATGAGCCCCTGGCAGCCCGCCGCCTCACCGACCTGCTGCGCCGTCAGGAGCAACCCGTAAACGTGCTGGCCACAGCCGATACCGTAGAGGCCGCCGTGGTGCTGCTGGAAACCGCCTCCACGCCGCCCGATGTGCTGTTTCTGGACATTCACCTGGCTGATGGCCTGAGCTTCGAGCTGTTTGAAAAAACGCCGGTGCGCTGCCCGGTCATCTTCACCACCGCCTATGATCAGTACGCCCTGCGGGCCTTCAAGGTGAACAGCATTGACTACCTGCTCAAGCCTATTGATGCCGAAGAACTGGGCGCCGCCCTGCAAAAGCTGCGCAGCCTGCGCGGGGCCTCATCCGCAGCTGCTCCGGCTCCCGTCTTCGATGCGGCCTTGCTTACGCAGGTACTACAGCAGCTGCAGCCCCAACAGCAGCAGTACAAAAAGCAGTTTGTAGTGAAGGTGGGCGAGCATCTGAAGGTGATTCCCGTGGAGCAGATCAGCTACTTCTTCAGCCAGGAAAAAGCCACCTTCCTGCAAACCCGCGAAAGCCGCCGCTTTGTGCTGGACCAAACCCTGGAGCAGCTGGAAAAGCTGCTGGACCCCCGCCAGTTTTTCCGCCTGAACCGGGCGTATTTCGTGCAGCACGATGCCATTCAGGACATCATTCATTACACCAATAGCCGCCTGAAAACCACCCTGAAGCCCGCCAGCCCCGAGGGCGACGTGCTGGTAAGCCGGGAGCGGGTACCCGCGTTCCGGGCCTGGCTGGAGCGGTAGCGCCCGGGCGCCCACCTAGCCGAGCCCGTCCAGCTCCCGCTGAAATGCTTCCAGAAACAGGCCTACGTGGTAGCCATCGGCCAAGCCGTGGTGTACGTTTACGGCTACGGGCATGAGCAGCTTCTCGCACTCGCGGCGGTAGCGGCCTACGGATATTTTCGGGACGCTGTCGGGGTAGGCAAAGTGGCGGGCGTGGGTGAGGCCGGTGAAGGCAATCCAGGGAATGGCCGAGAAGTGAATGACATCGGGCCGGGCGGCGGAGTCGCTCAGCCGCAGGCCGGTTGAATCGGCCACCGCTTCCATTTCCTGCCGCAGACCCCCGGTAAATGCGGCCAAGGACTCGGCGTAGGGTACAAAGGAAAAGGCGAAGGTGTTGTCGGCGCGGGTGAGGGTGGCGGAAACGTGAATCTGGTCATACAGATACACTTGGCCCTCTTCTATGCGGTAGCGCATAGCTTCTACCTGGTTCACTGCTTTGAGGGCAGCGTGCAGGTAGTGCTGAAAAAACGACTCGCCGGCGGCCTTGGCGCGCTGGTAGGCGCGGGCCCCATCTACCTCGGCCACCACCCCAAAAAAGGGCTCATTGAAGGCGGAGAAAAAGGCGAAATGCTCGCGGCGGTTCCAGGTAGAAAGATCAATCGGCTGCTTCATGGGCGGCAAGTTCGGTAACTTTGCGGGCCTTTTCTGCCCGTTCAGCTGCCAAAATGCAGCCGGCCGGGCCACTTTATCTGCTTTCCGTATGCCTGCTCCCGTGCTTATTGCCTTTGATGCCGATGACACCCTGTGGCCCAATCAGCCGCACTTCGACTACGCCGAGGCGCAGCTCTACACGCTGCTCACGCACTACGCCGATGCCGGTACGCTGGGCCGCCATTTCTACGAGGTGCAGCGCCAGAACATGCACCTGTTCGGCTACGGCGCCAAGTCGTTTATGCTGTCCATGATTGAAACCATCATTCAGCTGACCGAAGGGGCCGTAACCGGCACGGAAATCCACCATATTCTAACCGAAGGCAAACGCCTGCTCGACTTCCCCATTGAGCTGCTGCCTGGCGTGCCGGAAGTGCTGAACACCCTGCGCCAGCGCGGCCAGCGCCTGATGCTGCTCACCAAAGGCGACCTGTTCGACCAGGAAAGCAAGCTGGCCCGCTCCGGCCTCGGCGACTACTTCGACCACGTGGAGATTGTAAGTGAAAAGAACGAGGCTACCTACCAGCGCATCCTCAGCCGCTACCAGGTGCTGCCGGAGAATTTCATCATGATTGGCAACTCCCTGAAGTCGGACATTCTGCCGGTGGCGCGCCTGGGTGCCCGCGCTGTACACGTGCCCTACCATACCACCTGGGCCATGGAAGAAGTGCCCGCCGAGGAGCTGGCCGGCATACCATTCCATCGGATTACAGCCTTATCAGAAGTACTGCAGCTGTTGAAATAAGAAAACAACGGTCATGTCGAGCGTAGTCGAGACATCTCGCGTGCTGACGTTGCAGTGGTATACTACACTAGCGAGATGCTTCGACTGCGCTCAGCATGACAATTACTATTGTAATGTCAGCACGCGATAGTCTTTGGGTTCGCCTCTGCATGAGAGCGTTTCAATTTTAATGCTTCCCTTTACTCACCCTCCAGCCAGCTTTTCACGGCCCCGGCTTTTTCGCGGCTTACCAGTACCTCATCAGCTGGGGCGGGATGTAGATCCAGCTTTAGCTTGCCGTTAAAATGAGGGTGCAGGCGCTGCACGGCTGGCAACTGGGCAATAAACTGGCGGTTGAGGCGGAAGAACTGGTGAGCATCCAGCACCTGCTCCAGCTGCTCCAGGGTGTAGTCTATCAGGTAGCGCTGGCCGCTGCGGGTTACCAGCGTCACGGTTTCGTGGCGGCTCTGAAACCAGGCAATATCGGTGGTATGAATGGGCAACAGCTGCTCGCCCTGGCGCACCAGAAAACGGGTTTTGGGCGCCGGGCTGCTGGCTGAGGTATTCAAGAGCGGCTGCAATTGCTGGGCTACCTCCGAGGCGGCCGGGCGGTGCCACTGCCGCAGCTTTTGCAGGGCCGCCTGCAACTCCGTCAGCTTAATGGGTTTCAGCAGATAGTCTACGCTGTGGGTTTTAAACGCCTGCAGGGCATACTGATCATAGGCGGTGGTGAAGATAACCGGGCTGGAAACCACCAGCTGATCAAACACATCCAGACTGATGCCATCGGCCAAATGAATGTCGGCCAGAATCAGGTCGGGGGCGGGGTGGGTTTGCAGCCACTCCACGGCGCCGGTTACGGTATCCAGCTGGGCTACTATCTGCGCCTCGGGCGCGGCCTGACTAAGCAGGCGCTGCAGCCGCTCAGCGGCGGGGTATTCATCTTCGAGTATTAAAACGCGCATAGATTTCAGGCTGTGCCCGCCAGGGAATGAGCGTTAGCGGTGGCCGGGAGGAGCGGCAAATGAACGGTGAAGTCGGTGGCCGTATCCAGCACCTGCACGGGTAGCTGCGGAGCCAGCAGGGCATACCTTTCCCGGATGTTGCGCAGCCCCATGCCGGTGCCCGGGGCCAGGGTAGTGCGGGGGCGGCGGACGTTGTGCACCACCAGCCAGCCATCGTGCGCCGATACTTCTACCTGGAGGGGATACTGGCGGGAAGCTTCGTTGTGCTTGAGCGCATTTTCCAGCAGGAGCTGCACGCTGAGCGGGGCTACGTGCTGGTCCAGCAGCGTGGGTGGTACCTGTATTTCAACCTGCAGATTATCGCGCAGACGGGCTTTTTGCAGCGCTACGTAAGCTTCCACAAACGCCAGTTCGTCTCGCAGGGGCACGGTGCTTTGTTCCCGGCTCAGCAGCACGTAGCGGTATACATCGGCCAGCTGCTCCACAAACTGCTGGGCCGGCTCATTCTCGGGCTCAATAAAAGCCGAGAGAGTATTGAGGGAGTTGAAGAGGAAGTGCGGATCCAGCTGCTGCTGCAGGGCTTCCAGCTGGGCCCGCTGACTGGCACTTTGCAGCTGCTCGGCGCGGCGCACGTTTTCCTCCCATTGCCGGAAAAAATTCCAGCTTTCGTAAATCAGCTGCACCACCACCGTCGGTACCATATTCAGCCCGAATTCAAAGAAAAAAGTGGGAATGCTGAGCTGCCCGCCATGGCTGTGGGCTTCAATGGAGCCCAAAACCAGCGTAACGACGGCCGTAATCAGGGTGTTGATAATGGCCAGCAGCCACAGCCGCTTCCTCGTTTGCTCCACCCGCGGATAGCGCCTGAACAAGTACCGCCACAAAGCCCGCCCGGTCAGCCAGAAGCAGGCCGTAAAGCCCATCGATATCGGCCAGGCTATCAGAAACTGCGTCAGGGAAGAAATGTGCAGCAGGCCTCTTGGTAGCATGACCAGGATCGAGAGAATGGGGATTCCCAGGAGCAGAAAGCGGCGGTCATTCATACCGGCAAATGTAGAAGAATATGGGAGCTGGCGTGGTGGCGGCAAGGTGCTGTTTTTGTCAGATAAAGTTGCCCGTCATGCAGAAGCAAAGCCGAAGCATCTCGCTAGTGTGGTATACCACCACAACATCAGCACGCGAGATGCTTCGGCTTCGCCTCTGCATGACGTTCCTTTACCCAAAACATCCATGTGTTATTAACGGCGGGGCAGCTTGCGCACAAACCCCTGTACAGCCTGGTTAAACTCTTTGGGGTTGTCCAGGAACGGCATGTGCTTGCCCGGTAGTACCACTACGCGCTGCTGCGGGAACCGGAAGGACTTATAGTGCTCAGGGCCGGTCATGTAATCCTGCTGGCCGGTGAGCACCAGTACAGGCATGGTAAGTGAAGCCGTAGCCGGGGTGAAGTCCTGCACGTAGCGGCCGGGAGCCTTGAACATATTGGCGGCGAAGTCGTGGTTGCTAGTCTGGTCTTTCATCACGCGGTTCACGCGGGCAGCGGTGGAATCGGAGGCGTACTGCAGCTGGTTGTATAGCTTTTGCTGCTGCAGCATGGCCAACACCATGAAGTAGCGCTGGGGTAGGGGCGCGGCGGCATCCAGCGGCGGACGAGTAGCAGCAGGCAACAGGTTGTAGCCGTAGGAGGTGGTGCTTTCCATGGCGGCTGGCAGGTTCAGAATGCTGTTCACCAGAATAAGCGCCTGCACGTGTTGGGGATACTTCTGAGCGTAAGCCGTGGCAATAATGCCGCCGAAGGAATGCGCCATTACTACCCATTTTTCCAGGTGCAGCTGCTGGCGTATTTCTTCCAGATCCTCTACCTGCCGCTCCAGGGAATAGTTGAGCTTAGCGTCGCTGGCCGAGCGGCCACTACCGCGCTGGTCCACATAAATCATTTGGAGCTTTTCTTCCAGGGGCTGGCCGGCCAGCTTCTCAAACCCGTAGCTGCCGGCCCCGGGGCCGCCGTGCACAAATACGCATGGCGTGCCTTTACCCGCTACCCGCACATACAGCGCCACCCCATCAGAAGTAGTAACCGGCGTTGTGCCATTGGTTAGCGCGCTGGCCTGCAATTGCAGCGGCTGGCTGAGCAGGAACATCAAACCAAACAAAACCAGGGCGGAGCGGAAGAGAGAGTTCATAAAGGAGGAAAGTGAGAGTACAAGAATGGACACTAGAAGACGTTTAGCGAAGCGCAATAAAGGGCTGACCGTGGAGGGCCTGCACAAAAAGGAAGGCTACCAGCCCGGCGTAGCAGGCCGCCCCCAGCCAGGTAAGCAGCACGGCGCGCCGGGGTAGGCGCCGGGCCAGCCACCAGCCCAGTAGGGGCACCACTTGCAGGGCATGCAGGCCCAGGAAATGGGCCAGGCGTAAGTCGCCGGCGCGGGTGCTCCAGCCCAGGCCCGGCAGGCCGGGGCCGCCATCGGGGGCACCTACGGTGTGCTGGTTCAGGTGAATCATCATCCCGCCCAGTACACTGCCAATGAGAAACAACAGCAACCCCAGGCGCACGCCCCACACATAGCCGGCCGCGCCATAGGGGCGGTAGCGCCACACCAGCCACACTGCCGCTACCGTGGCCAGCGTGTTTACCGTAATCATGATGCCCATCACGCTGAACAGCATACCGTCGAAGGCGGTGGCGGCGTTGAAATGGGAGGAGGTGCCGCGGGCGGCCTGAAGGTAGATGCAGCCAATTTCGGCCACCATGCTCAGGGCCACCGCCCAGCTAATGCGGCGCACGGCCCGTTGGGCCGGAGCCGGTAAATCGGCCAGCAGCCAGCCCAGCGTCCATACATAGACAATAACCGACAGGCAGAATTTGATGGGCTTTACCCAAACCGGCAGGCCCGTTACCGTGCGGCTATCAAACGGCAGGAGCACCACGGCCAGCAGCAGCAATGCCACGTTCATCCAGCCAACCCAGGACAGCACCGGGTTTACCTGGTGCAATACCCGCAACCCCTGGCGTACCCGGCCAGGAATGGATGAGGTATTTACCGGCGAGGCAGAAAAGGAAACTGTAGTCATAGCCGTAAGCAGTTAGGGGCAGTTGAATGAGTCAAAACTAGCCTGCCAACTGACCCGGCAATAGTGGAAAAAGGGTGAACCGCCCGCCAGCCCGGGCGAACCGTAAGCGCCGGCCGGCGAAGTGTATTGCGGGCCGGCATACAGCAGCCCGGGTTGGCTGCTTACCTTTGTGGCGTTATGAAGGAAGTATGGTGCAGTCTGCTATTGATGCTGTGGGCCGTGGCCGCGCAGGCCGGCCCCGGGGCCGATAGCAGCCGAGTGCGGCAGGCCCACCGGCGCCTGGTGTTTCAGTTCGACCAGCGCTTTTCCCTGCTCAACCAGAAAGTAGTGGGCATCAATGGCCTGAAGCTGGGCGTGGAATGGCGCGGCCGGCTGCGCACCGGCCTGGGCTTTTACATGCTCAGCGGCGGCGTGCCCACCCGCGCCCCGCTGCCGCCCACCATGCCCGCCGGCACCCGCGACGAGCTGCGTTTCCGCTACGGCGTGGCCTACGCCGAATACGTGCTCATCGGCACGCCGCGCTGGGAGCTTAGCACGCCCACCCAGCTGGGCGTGGGCCGCTACTACGCCCGCTACCAGCAGCCCGATGGGCAGGTAACACGCACTCCCAAACGTAATATTTTCATTGTAGAGCCCTCCGTGGCCGGGCATGTGCGCGTGTTCCGTTGGGTAGGATTGGGCGCAGGTGTCGGCTACCGCCAAATGATGTTCATTGATGATGAGCTGGAAAACGAATTGAGCGGCCTCATCTTCTTCGGCCGCGCCAAGCTCTTCCTCGGCGACTTCTACAAAATTGTGCGCGGCCGCCAGCCATTATTCACTCAGGAAGGATTGAAGCGGAAGAGGAATTGAAAATCCAGGGATTTCGAGAAATAAAAAAGCCCGCCGCTCTTATGAGCAGCGGGCTTTTTTATTAAGAGTTATAGTACGTCATGTCGAGCGTAGTCGAGACATCTCGCTAGTGTGGTATACCCTAGCAACGAAGCAGTAGAGATGCTTCGACAGGCTCAGCATGACAATACTACCACAACATCAACCCGTCATGTCTCGACTACGCTCGACATGACGGGCTGAAGGTAAAGTCCTACTCCTTAATTCCCACGTGCCGGGCGGCGCAAGACAAACAGCGTGCGGATCGGCTCTTTGTTCACTTTCGGCTGCTGATACATCTGCACCACTTCCCAGCCCAGCTTGCCCATATAGGTAAGGGCACTGACGTGGGTGGCAAACACCTGCAGCTTGCCGGCCTCGCGCTGGGAAAGGGTGCCGCCGCCCAGCTTCTCAAAACCATAGCCGAAATCCACGTAAATGTCGCCGGCTTTGTCGTCGGTGGTGGAGAAGAGGTTGTCGGTGGTGAGCATTTCGCAATACTCGTAGCGGCCGGCAGTTTGTGCAGTGGCGCGCAGAGTGCCCAGGGCCAGCACCAGCGCAGTCAGGATGAGTAGTTTTTTCATGGAAGGCAACATGGAGAGTTTCGGAATAAAAAAAGGCCGGCTGGTGATTCCAGCCGGCCTTTTTCAGGGTTAGTTATGCAGTGGCAGGAAGGAATACTTGCGGCCGTACTCCAGCATCTGCTGGGCAAAGTCCGTGGGGTATTCCACCTTCACATCTACCATTTTGCCTTCCTGCATCACAGGCACCAGCTTGGGCTGGATAAAGCCGGCGTAAGGGGCAATGTTCAGCTTGGAGTAGCGGGCCAGCACTTCCTTATGCAGGGTGGGGTCTACCTTCACGCCGTAGGTTTCAATCAGGTTTTTGGCGGCGGCGTAGTCGCCTTCGCTGGTGAGGCGCTGGGTTTCGCGCAGCAGCTGGCCGAACAGGGTGCGCAGCTTGGCGTAGTCGTTGATGTGCACGAAGGTTTTGCCGTCGCGCGTCACCATCTCTACCACCTTGTCTTTCTTGCCTTTTTCAAACACCCATTTGGCCACCATCTGGCGGTTGCGCATGTGCGATTCTTCTACGGTTTCGCCGGGGGTGAGGCGCACCAGCTGGGTCATCAGGCCATTGCGCATGTAGTTATCGTACTCGGCCTTGCCTACTTCCAGGCTTGGCATCACGCCCAGCTGCACCAGCTTTTCGTCGAGCAGGTAATACAGGGCTACCAGATCAGCGCGGCCTTCCTCAATGGCGGAGGCGTAGCTTTTCAGCGTTTCCTTGGTGGTGCCCACGCCGGGGTTAATCTGGCCCGATGCGTGGCCGATTACCTCGTGCATATCGGTGTGCAGCTTGCCGGCCAGGGAGCCATACTGACGGGCCCGGTTTTTCTCGGCTTCATCATAGGCAAACTCATCCAGCATGCCGCCCGCGTTGGCACGGTCGTAGGCATCTACAATATTGCCCAGGCTCACGGATTTAGAGCCATGCTCCTTGCGTATCCAGGTGGCGTTGGGCAGGTTAATGCCGATGGGCGTGGCCGGGGCCGCGTCGCCGGCTTCCACCACAGTAGTAATCACCTTGGCCGTGATGCCCACCACGTTTTTCTTCTTGTTTTCGGGCTTGATAGGGGAGTTGTTCTCGAACCACTGGGCCTCATCGCCAATAGCCTTGATGCGCTTGGTAGCCTCCAGGTCCTTAAACGACACCACCGACTCATAGGAAGCGCGGTAGCCCAGCGGGTCGCCGTACACTTCAATAAAGCCATTCACCACATCGGTTTCCGACTGGGTATCATGTACCCAGGCAATGTTGTAGGCATCCCACAGCTTCAGGTCGCCGGTGCTGTAGAACTGGATGAGCTTGGTGAGGGCGGCGCGCTGCTCAGGCGTTTCGGCCACGTCCAGCGCCTTATTCAGCCAGTAGGCTACCTGCGTGAGAGCCGGGCCGTACATGCCGCCTACTTTCCACGGCACCTCCACAATGTTGCCGCGCTTGTCTTTCATCAGCTTCGAATTGAGGCCGTAGGAAATGGGGCGGGTATCTTTTTTGTTGATTTTCTTGGCGTAATAAGCCTCTACTTCGGCCTGGGTTACGCCTTCGTAGAAGTTGTTGGCCGAGGTGGCTACCAGATCCTTACCGGCTTCCTGGTTTACGCGCTTGGCGGCCAGTTTCGCATCAAATAGAATGGGCGTCATGGTGGCCACAAACTTGGCCGGAGTTTCGCCGGGCAGCAAAGGCAGCGCCTGCTCGTTTACGCTGTACACCAGGTTTTTGAAGTAATCGGGAGTAAACTCCGGTACAAACTTGCGGGTGGAGTAGTGATGATGGATACCATTGGAAAACCACACGCGCTTGGCGTACACGTTAAAGCGCGTGGCCTGCTCTACTTCCTGGGTGTTGGTAGTAGCAGCCAGGCGCTCCTGGTTGGCTTCCCAGAGGGCTTCCACGGTGCGGCGCACCCGCAGGTTTTCCTTGTAGTTCTGGTCGTAGATAATGTCGCGGCCACTCAGCGCCGCTTCATACAAATAGTAGAGCAACTCTTTTTGCTGGGGCTCCAGCTTCTCAAAGCCAGGTACTTCGTAGCGCAGAATGCGCAGGTCGGCAAACTGCTCGCTTACTACCTGAAAAGGGGTGGCTACCGGAGCCGCGGGTGTGGCGGGTGCCGGAGTAGCGGGCGTAGCCGGAGCGGTGGTAACTTCTGGGGTGGTAGTAACGGTGGGCGCTGAGCTGGCACAGCCGCTAAGCTGGGCCGCTACCAAAAAGGCCGCAGCCGATAAGAGAGGACGGGACATACGTAGAATAAGGGGATGAACTAACAGGCAAACAGACTGCGGGCTTAGCGCAAAGCAACACATTCCCGGCCCCGAAAACAACCAGCCAAGGCCCTAGCGCTGGGAGGGTGGCGCTGGGCTCAGGGAGCGAATGGTGCTGAGTCGGTCCAGCTTACCGGAGGCCGTGGTACGGAACTGCGGGGCGTATATGATGCCACGGGGCCGCTCGTAGCGGTCCAGCCGCTCGGTGAGCAGCGTGAGTAGCTGCTTTTCCTGGGCGGCGGGCAGCGGTTTGCCTTCCACAAAGGCCGTTACCTGCTCGCCGAGGCGGCTATCCGGCTGGCCGGCCACAAAGGCCCGGCGCCCACTAATGCCCAGCTCCATGAGGGCTACTTCCAGCACTTTTTCCACCTTCTCGGCCTGCACTTTCACGCCCCCGGAGTTTATCACGAAGTCGGCGCGGCCCAGCCACTCAAAAGTGTGCTCGTCCAGGAAATGTACCCGGTCGTTGGTGGTGATGAACACGTCGTTGGTTACGTCGGCGCGCACCGTGAGGCAGCCCCGTTTATCCTGGCCCACGCCAATGCCGGAGAGTACCCGGTAGTAAGGAGAAGCATCGGGGCCGTTGAGGCGGCGCAGGGCAATGTGGGAGGCCGTTTCCGTCATGCCGTAGGTGAGGTAGACGGGCGCTTCCAGCGTTTGCAGAGCTTTTTCCAGACTGGTTTCTACGGTTGCGCCGCCCACCAGAATGGCTTTCATTTTATCCAGCCGGGGCGCGTGGCCAGCTTCCAGCACGGCGCGCAGCTGCAGGGGCACGAAGGATGCAAAATCGAACTGGGCGGTGGCGGGCACCAGGGCCAAAGGGTCGGCGTGGGGCTCTACTATGGTGAGGTGCATGCGGCGCTCAAAGGCGCGCACCAGCATCATGAGCCCGCCCACAAACTCGCAGTTCAGGCACACCAGCATTCGGTCGCCGGGGCCCAGATCGAAGTAGTCGCCGGTGCGGTTGGCGGAGGCAGCCAGCTGCCGGCGCGACATGGTCACCAACTGTGGCTTGCCCGTGGAGCCGGAGGTGCGCAGCCCAAACTCCTGGGCCCCGTTCAGCCACTGGCGGCAGAAGTCCAGCACCTTGCCCTCGTAGCCGTTCAGGTCGCTGGGGACGTTGGTGGGGTATTGCTGAATATCGGCGTAGCGGAATTCGCGGCCGTTGAGCAGGAGGGAGTCTGGGAGGGTGGTAGACATAGGAGCAGTAGCAAGTACCTGTATACTGGCTGCCGCAAAAGTAGGATATGAAGTTGGGAATCCCGGACTACTTATTCCAGGTTATTGGTTAAGCCGTCTTTCCAGGAGTAATATAGCCCTTGAGAGAAAATGGTATCAAGGTTACGCTTATGGATTGTTGGAAATTGCTCCTGCATAAATGCATAATAGTCAGACCGTAAACGGCCCTCGCTAACCTTCAAATTGCGGGATTTAGCTGCTTCCAGAGAGGTTTGAATAAACGCCAGGTCTTTATCCATAATGTCTCTGCTAATGGTATTGTAGCTATCTAATTCTGCAGGGGATAAAAAGGCAAATTTCCCTGAAAGCCTTTTCTGAATTGGCGACAGCCAGTCTTGGCCCCATTCTAAAGCAAGTTTCACGGAGGCATTCAGTATATCCTCCGGGGCGGCTGTTTCCTGCGTAGCCGGTTTTGCCGGAGTAAATGGCTTTTCAGTTGTGAATAAACGGCTTAACCACTTTCTTACAACGTTTATAAATGGCCAGCTATAGAGGATAATAACTAAGGCTAATAAAATCCACATTATGGCAGCGTATCCTCTGAATGCTTAAATAGTCACGCTGTTGTTTTGGCTTGGCGGGCTCCCAAGCAGTAAGCCAGATTGTCAACGCTCAAAACACACAGAGGACCAAATTACTAGGTTGCTATGACGGCGGAAGCAGCTACCATCGTCATATAGTAATTAGCACAGTGAACGGTAGTGAGCAGAAGAAAGGCTTTCATTTCCAGTGCCTCAAATTCCTCTGTAGCAGAGAGTGTGTAGTCGTAGTTGAAGGAGCTCCATTTAAAAGCGGGCTGCACTGCCAATAACTCCTGCTCATTTTTGTCTATTAGAACAAAGGTGTTCTTGAGCATGCTTTTCTGCTTGAACAGGAAGGCTTTACCGTTGAATTTCGACTTAATAACAATAGTGCCATTCCAATGCATCTTGAAATCAAGGAGCACCTTCTGCTGATCTTTAAACTCGATAGTAGTGCCCCATACTCCCTTGGGCTTAATTTGAAAAGAGGAGTTATCTGCCAGCGTCACCTCGGCTTCA carries:
- a CDS encoding AMP-binding protein translates to MSTTLPDSLLLNGREFRYADIQQYPTNVPSDLNGYEGKVLDFCRQWLNGAQEFGLRTSGSTGKPQLVTMSRRQLAASANRTGDYFDLGPGDRMLVCLNCEFVGGLMMLVRAFERRMHLTIVEPHADPLALVPATAQFDFASFVPLQLRAVLEAGHAPRLDKMKAILVGGATVETSLEKALQTLEAPVYLTYGMTETASHIALRRLNGPDASPYYRVLSGIGVGQDKRGCLTVRADVTNDVFITTNDRVHFLDEHTFEWLGRADFVINSGGVKVQAEKVEKVLEVALMELGISGRRAFVAGQPDSRLGEQVTAFVEGKPLPAAQEKQLLTLLTERLDRYERPRGIIYAPQFRTTASGKLDRLSTIRSLSPAPPSQR
- a CDS encoding dipeptidyl-peptidase 3 family protein, whose translation is MSRPLLSAAAFLVAAQLSGCASSAPTVTTTPEVTTAPATPATPAPATPAAPVATPFQVVSEQFADLRILRYEVPGFEKLEPQQKELLYYLYEAALSGRDIIYDQNYKENLRVRRTVEALWEANQERLAATTNTQEVEQATRFNVYAKRVWFSNGIHHHYSTRKFVPEFTPDYFKNLVYSVNEQALPLLPGETPAKFVATMTPILFDAKLAAKRVNQEAGKDLVATSANNFYEGVTQAEVEAYYAKKINKKDTRPISYGLNSKLMKDKRGNIVEVPWKVGGMYGPALTQVAYWLNKALDVAETPEQRAALTKLIQFYSTGDLKLWDAYNIAWVHDTQSETDVVNGFIEVYGDPLGYRASYESVVSFKDLEATKRIKAIGDEAQWFENNSPIKPENKKKNVVGITAKVITTVVEAGDAAPATPIGINLPNATWIRKEHGSKSVSLGNIVDAYDRANAGGMLDEFAYDEAEKNRARQYGSLAGKLHTDMHEVIGHASGQINPGVGTTKETLKSYASAIEEGRADLVALYYLLDEKLVQLGVMPSLEVGKAEYDNYMRNGLMTQLVRLTPGETVEESHMRNRQMVAKWVFEKGKKDKVVEMVTRDGKTFVHINDYAKLRTLFGQLLRETQRLTSEGDYAAAKNLIETYGVKVDPTLHKEVLARYSKLNIAPYAGFIQPKLVPVMQEGKMVDVKVEYPTDFAQQMLEYGRKYSFLPLHN